Proteins from a genomic interval of uncultured Desulfuromusa sp.:
- the trpB gene encoding tryptophan synthase subunit beta, whose translation MSYHYPDERGHFGEYGGRYVAETLMPALLELEQAYAEAKQDPEFQREFEYYLQHYVGRPSPLYFAERLTRELGGAKVYLKREDLNHTGAHKVNNTVGQILLARRMGKKKVIAETGAGQHGVATATVAALFGMECEVFMGKEDIRRQSLNVFRMKLLGAKVTEVTSGTATLKDAMNDALRHWVTHVRDTFYVIGTVAGPHPYPVLVRDFQSIIGIEAKQQLQEAEGCLPDVAVACIGGGSNAMGLFYPFIEETSVQLLGVEAAGHGVESGKHAASISAGSPGVLHGNKTYLLQNDDGQIQHAHSISAGLDYPGVGPEHAHLKDIERAEYVAISDSEALDAFYQLTHLEGIIPALESAHAIAQVIKLAPTLSSDKIVLVNLSGRGDKDIHTVAEFSGVELS comes from the coding sequence ATGAGTTACCATTATCCCGACGAGCGTGGCCATTTTGGTGAGTACGGTGGGCGTTATGTTGCTGAAACATTGATGCCGGCTCTACTGGAGTTGGAACAAGCCTATGCTGAAGCGAAACAGGATCCTGAGTTTCAGCGGGAATTCGAATATTATTTGCAACATTATGTCGGTCGCCCGAGTCCGCTCTATTTTGCAGAACGACTGACCAGGGAATTGGGGGGGGCGAAGGTCTACCTCAAACGTGAAGACCTGAATCATACGGGTGCACATAAAGTCAATAACACTGTCGGGCAGATTCTTCTGGCACGGCGGATGGGGAAAAAGAAAGTTATTGCTGAAACCGGCGCTGGTCAACATGGTGTCGCTACGGCGACTGTCGCTGCGTTGTTTGGGATGGAATGCGAAGTCTTTATGGGGAAAGAGGATATTCGTCGCCAGTCTCTGAATGTTTTCCGGATGAAACTTCTCGGGGCAAAAGTGACGGAAGTCACCAGCGGAACGGCAACCTTAAAGGATGCTATGAACGATGCGCTTCGCCACTGGGTGACACATGTCCGGGATACTTTTTATGTGATTGGAACAGTTGCGGGACCGCATCCCTATCCCGTTCTGGTGCGGGATTTTCAGTCGATCATTGGTATTGAGGCGAAACAACAGTTGCAGGAAGCAGAAGGTTGTCTGCCCGATGTGGCAGTGGCTTGTATCGGTGGCGGATCTAATGCCATGGGGCTGTTTTATCCTTTTATTGAAGAGACTTCCGTGCAACTGCTTGGAGTTGAAGCTGCGGGGCACGGCGTTGAATCCGGTAAGCATGCGGCATCCATTTCGGCCGGGTCTCCGGGAGTCCTGCATGGGAACAAGACCTATTTGCTGCAGAATGATGATGGTCAGATTCAGCACGCCCATTCAATCTCTGCCGGTCTTGATTATCCTGGAGTCGGTCCGGAACACGCTCATTTGAAAGATATTGAACGGGCGGAATATGTAGCAATCAGTGACAGCGAAGCTCTGGATGCTTTTTATCAATTGACCCATCTCGAAGGGATTATCCCGGCACTTGAAAGTGCCCATGCGATCGCTCAGGTGATAAAACTTGCACCAACGCTGTCGTCCGATAAAATTGTGTTGGTTAACCTGTCGGGACGCGGAGATAAGGATATTCATACGGTTGCAGAATTTTCAGGAGTTGAGTTGTCATGA
- the accD gene encoding acetyl-CoA carboxylase, carboxyltransferase subunit beta, translating into MAWFRKKTALTASTEKKNVQVPEGVWTKCKNCQEIIYAKEVQRNLNVCPKCDYHFRIGARERIDLVIDAGTFVEMDAKMRSVDFLDFKDSKKYKDRIKAAVKKMGDGDAVICGEGNLDGLPVVVAVFDFSFMGGSMGSVVGEKITRAIEKGLDTNAPVLIFSSSGGARMQESIMSLMQMAKTSAALAKLKAAGVPFVSVLTDPTTGGVTASFAMLGDLNVAEPRALIGFAGPRVIEQTIRQTLPEGFQRSEYLLEHGMIDMIIPRKEMKQKLSQLLRIFTKK; encoded by the coding sequence ATGGCTTGGTTTCGTAAAAAAACAGCATTGACTGCTTCTACTGAGAAAAAAAATGTCCAGGTTCCCGAAGGGGTCTGGACAAAATGTAAAAATTGTCAGGAAATTATCTACGCCAAGGAAGTTCAGCGCAATCTGAATGTTTGTCCTAAATGTGACTACCATTTTCGGATCGGTGCACGTGAAAGAATAGATCTGGTGATTGATGCAGGAACTTTTGTCGAGATGGATGCGAAAATGCGTTCGGTTGACTTTCTCGACTTTAAGGATTCGAAAAAATATAAAGATCGGATCAAGGCAGCAGTCAAGAAAATGGGTGACGGTGATGCTGTGATTTGTGGCGAGGGAAATCTTGATGGTTTGCCGGTTGTCGTCGCCGTGTTCGATTTTTCTTTTATGGGCGGCAGCATGGGCTCGGTGGTGGGTGAGAAAATTACTCGAGCGATTGAAAAGGGTTTGGACACCAATGCTCCCGTGTTAATTTTTTCTTCTTCTGGTGGCGCCCGGATGCAGGAAAGCATTATGTCGCTGATGCAAATGGCTAAAACCAGTGCCGCTTTAGCGAAACTGAAGGCCGCTGGAGTTCCGTTTGTTTCTGTGTTAACAGATCCGACAACCGGTGGCGTTACGGCCAGCTTTGCGATGCTCGGAGATCTGAATGTTGCAGAACCACGTGCCCTTATCGGATTTGCAGGGCCAAGGGTTATTGAGCAGACGATTCGGCAGACCCTCCCTGAAGGCTTTCAGCGTTCAGAATATCTGCTTGAACATGGTATGATCGACATGATTATCCCGCGTAAGGAGATGAAGCAGAAACTGTCTCAGTTACTGCGAATTTTCACCAAAAAATAA
- a CDS encoding septum formation initiator family protein yields MTSARKSGTPGRKNLLTICLLIVIALMFAYAVFGSRGVLRIFQAEKQKQDLQQQLAELQQQQQQLRNTIERLQKDKTYWEQLARTKLGMVREGELIYHLPDDDIEEKRQ; encoded by the coding sequence TTGACTTCTGCCCGCAAATCGGGGACTCCCGGTAGAAAAAATTTACTCACTATTTGTTTGCTGATAGTTATTGCTCTGATGTTTGCTTATGCCGTGTTTGGGAGTCGCGGGGTCTTGCGGATTTTTCAGGCGGAGAAACAGAAGCAGGACCTGCAGCAGCAACTTGCTGAGCTGCAACAGCAGCAACAGCAGCTCCGAAATACAATTGAACGGTTACAAAAAGATAAAACTTACTGGGAACAATTGGCCCGAACGAAACTGGGAATGGTCCGCGAAGGTGAACTTATCTATCACCTTCCTGACGATGATATTGAAGAGAAAAGGCAGTAA
- a CDS encoding folylpolyglutamate synthase/dihydrofolate synthase family protein has translation MASYQDSLAYLYSLQFFGIKLGLENIRKLLSRVGNPQQHLRIIHIAGTNGKGSTAAALAGIFKAAGISAGLYTSPHLHSFTERIRINTRQISESDAVELIEELRPHAEALRATFFELTTAMALLCFQRCGVQWAILETGMGGRLDATNIVTPELCLLTPIALDHTAYLGAGLTEIAAEKAGIFKTGASVISSYQEAVVMSVLQQRAADLQISLLEFGRDYHCHGENDFFTVSGGSFLLDDVKFSQVGEYQQQNFALAAAAMDYLSQSSLEIKATEIQNGLEKTCWPGRLEWLPNKILLDGAHNPAGAKKLAVYLQQQKINNVHLVVGCKADKQATGLISELLPFACRVYVTQPPVDAAVPIEEIVQQVREAGVAVEGYSDPLAAIQAALENRSSEDVILVAGSLFLVAEIRAFILREVNSLVITR, from the coding sequence ATGGCTAGCTATCAGGACAGCCTTGCTTATCTGTATTCTCTGCAGTTTTTCGGGATTAAACTCGGGCTGGAAAATATCCGCAAGCTTCTATCCAGAGTCGGTAACCCGCAGCAGCATTTACGTATTATCCATATTGCCGGCACCAACGGTAAAGGTTCAACGGCTGCGGCACTTGCCGGTATTTTCAAGGCAGCAGGGATTTCAGCCGGCTTGTATACGTCTCCCCATCTACACAGTTTTACTGAGCGGATCAGAATTAATACCCGCCAAATTTCAGAGTCTGATGCGGTTGAGCTGATTGAAGAGCTCCGTCCACATGCAGAAGCATTGCGGGCGACTTTTTTTGAGCTCACGACAGCCATGGCTCTTCTTTGTTTTCAGCGGTGTGGAGTTCAATGGGCCATTCTGGAGACGGGGATGGGTGGCAGGCTTGATGCGACCAATATTGTTACCCCTGAACTTTGCCTGCTGACGCCGATCGCACTGGATCATACTGCATATCTGGGAGCAGGGTTGACTGAAATTGCCGCTGAGAAAGCAGGCATTTTCAAGACTGGAGCTTCGGTGATCAGCAGCTATCAGGAAGCGGTGGTCATGTCGGTACTGCAACAGCGTGCCGCGGACTTACAGATTTCACTCCTCGAGTTTGGACGCGATTATCATTGCCACGGCGAGAATGATTTTTTTACTGTCTCCGGCGGCAGTTTTTTATTGGATGACGTAAAGTTTTCGCAAGTCGGGGAGTACCAGCAACAGAATTTCGCATTAGCTGCTGCTGCGATGGATTATCTTTCACAATCAAGCTTGGAAATCAAAGCAACTGAGATTCAAAACGGTTTGGAAAAAACGTGTTGGCCGGGGCGGCTCGAATGGTTGCCCAACAAAATTCTCCTGGACGGTGCCCATAACCCTGCCGGGGCAAAAAAACTTGCTGTGTATTTACAGCAACAGAAGATCAACAATGTGCATCTGGTTGTCGGTTGCAAAGCTGACAAACAGGCAACTGGACTCATATCTGAGTTGTTGCCGTTTGCCTGTCGCGTTTATGTCACTCAACCTCCGGTTGACGCTGCGGTCCCGATAGAAGAAATTGTTCAACAGGTCCGGGAAGCAGGCGTGGCGGTTGAAGGCTATTCAGATCCGCTTGCGGCAATCCAGGCCGCATTGGAAAACCGATCATCAGAAGATGTGATTCTTGTGGCCGGTTCTCTGTTTCTGGTTGCAGAAATTCGAGCTTTTATCTTGCGTGAGGTCAATTCCCTTGTTATTACACGATAA
- the argS gene encoding arginine--tRNA ligase, which translates to MKEQLRLAILTALKQCYVDGSLSSGELPEEVQLEIPKNPEHGDFATNIAMTLAKPEKKAPRKIAEILVASLQGNPLCDKIEIAGPGFINFRLAATCWYEVLDQIAAQGDKYGQSEVGNGTRIQVEFVSANPTGPLHIGHGRGAVVGDAVAAVLQAAGFDVQREYYVNDAGNQVVTLGRSIFLRLRELQGEKVDFPEDGYQAEYVIDLASKYRSEQGELNDVSDDEAIKACARFGVAEILKWIEADLKTFGIQFDHWYSEKSLYDQGMVDQELAKLKQKGLSFEQDDALWLRTTDFGDDKDRVLIKSDGSYTYFASDVAYHMEKFDRGFDRVIDVWGADHHGYIPRMKAMLAGLGHPPEDLEVLLIQMVNLLRDGKPYIMGKRSGNFITLKDVIDEVGRDACRFFFLMRRCDSQLDFDLELAKQQNSDNPVYYVQYAHARVCSINRNAEEMGIKQLQPEHVDYSKLALAEELALVKQLARFSETIVGAALGYEPHRVVFYLQDLAAQFHSYYNRQRVLVDDPATTQARLCLVNAVRIVLVNALRLLGLSAPERM; encoded by the coding sequence ATGAAAGAACAATTGCGGCTGGCAATTTTGACAGCTCTGAAACAATGCTATGTGGATGGCTCTCTGTCCTCGGGTGAGCTGCCCGAAGAAGTGCAGCTGGAAATTCCAAAAAATCCGGAGCATGGAGATTTTGCGACCAACATTGCAATGACTCTGGCAAAACCGGAGAAAAAGGCTCCTCGGAAAATTGCAGAGATTCTCGTTGCTTCACTGCAGGGGAATCCCCTGTGCGATAAGATTGAGATAGCAGGGCCGGGATTTATTAATTTTCGTCTTGCAGCGACCTGTTGGTATGAGGTCCTCGATCAGATTGCCGCACAGGGAGATAAATATGGCCAAAGCGAGGTTGGAAATGGAACCAGGATTCAGGTTGAATTTGTCAGTGCTAATCCCACGGGCCCTCTGCATATAGGCCATGGGCGGGGTGCGGTTGTTGGTGATGCTGTGGCTGCGGTATTGCAGGCAGCAGGGTTTGATGTTCAACGTGAATATTATGTCAATGACGCAGGAAATCAGGTTGTGACCCTGGGGCGTTCTATTTTTCTGCGCTTAAGAGAGTTGCAGGGTGAAAAAGTAGATTTTCCTGAAGATGGTTATCAGGCTGAATATGTTATTGATCTGGCCTCCAAATATCGTTCCGAACAGGGGGAGCTGAACGATGTTTCTGACGATGAGGCTATCAAGGCCTGCGCCCGTTTTGGAGTTGCAGAGATTCTCAAGTGGATTGAGGCGGACCTGAAAACATTCGGGATTCAATTTGATCACTGGTACAGTGAAAAAAGTCTCTACGATCAGGGAATGGTGGATCAGGAACTAGCCAAGTTGAAACAAAAAGGGCTCTCTTTTGAACAGGATGACGCCCTCTGGCTGCGGACGACTGATTTTGGAGATGACAAAGATCGGGTTTTGATCAAGTCAGACGGCAGTTATACTTATTTTGCCTCAGATGTTGCTTATCATATGGAAAAGTTTGATCGCGGGTTTGACCGGGTCATCGATGTCTGGGGGGCTGATCACCACGGCTATATTCCCCGGATGAAGGCAATGCTTGCCGGGCTGGGTCATCCGCCTGAAGATCTTGAGGTCTTGCTGATCCAGATGGTTAATTTGTTGCGCGATGGTAAGCCCTATATCATGGGGAAGAGATCTGGAAATTTTATCACTCTGAAAGACGTGATTGACGAGGTCGGTCGTGATGCCTGCCGCTTCTTTTTCCTGATGCGTCGCTGTGACAGTCAGCTTGATTTTGATCTGGAATTAGCCAAGCAGCAAAACAGTGATAATCCGGTATACTACGTCCAGTATGCCCATGCTCGGGTGTGCAGCATTAATCGTAATGCTGAAGAGATGGGGATCAAACAACTGCAACCGGAACATGTTGACTACAGCAAATTAGCACTGGCCGAAGAGCTGGCTCTGGTGAAGCAGTTGGCCCGTTTTTCTGAAACCATTGTCGGAGCCGCACTGGGGTATGAGCCCCACCGGGTCGTTTTTTATCTCCAGGACCTTGCTGCTCAGTTTCACAGCTACTATAATCGCCAGCGGGTGCTGGTTGATGATCCGGCTACGACTCAGGCTCGACTTTGTCTGGTGAATGCGGTACGGATAGTTTTAGTTAACGCACTGCGGTTACTTGGTCTCTCAGCTCCAGAACGAATGTAG
- the trpA gene encoding tryptophan synthase subunit alpha: protein MQKEMVKMSRIDTTFAALKERQETALIPFVTAGDPDLKVTADIILTLVEAGADLIELGVPFSDPMADGPTIQAASERALAAGTTLSGVLQLVAEVRQKTEIPLVLMGYYNPVFCYGAERFARDAAAAGVDGLLLVDLPHEEATEISALMHESGIALITLLAPTTPRERMERLAAAAEGYLYYVSMTGVTGAKKISPQDIQPAVEDIKKMTAVPVGVGFGITTVADAQAVGAFADGVVVGSALVKIIEKNGKSEELLPEVAKFVTDLKRGLTALTS from the coding sequence ATGCAAAAAGAAATGGTAAAGATGTCACGGATTGATACAACTTTTGCAGCATTAAAAGAGCGTCAGGAAACGGCGTTGATTCCATTTGTCACAGCAGGTGATCCTGATTTAAAAGTGACGGCTGATATCATCCTGACACTGGTTGAGGCCGGCGCTGATTTGATTGAGCTGGGAGTCCCTTTTTCTGATCCAATGGCTGATGGCCCTACGATCCAGGCTGCTTCAGAACGTGCGCTTGCTGCAGGAACCACTCTTTCCGGAGTGCTTCAGTTGGTTGCAGAAGTGCGGCAAAAAACAGAAATTCCATTGGTTCTGATGGGATATTATAATCCGGTTTTTTGCTATGGTGCTGAGCGTTTTGCCAGGGATGCTGCAGCCGCAGGGGTTGATGGTCTGCTTCTGGTTGATTTGCCTCATGAAGAGGCCACAGAAATCAGTGCTTTGATGCATGAATCAGGAATCGCCCTGATTACCTTGCTTGCGCCAACAACGCCACGCGAGAGAATGGAGAGATTGGCGGCAGCTGCAGAGGGCTACCTCTACTATGTTTCGATGACCGGTGTCACCGGGGCGAAAAAAATCTCTCCTCAAGATATTCAGCCGGCGGTTGAAGATATTAAGAAGATGACAGCTGTCCCGGTTGGTGTCGGTTTTGGAATTACTACCGTTGCCGATGCACAGGCGGTTGGAGCCTTTGCTGATGGGGTTGTTGTCGGTAGTGCGTTGGTTAAAATAATTGAAAAGAACGGTAAGAGTGAAGAGTTGCTGCCCGAGGTTGCAAAGTTTGTCACTGACCTTAAACGTGGATTGACAGCCCTCACCAGCTGA
- a CDS encoding phosphoribosylanthranilate isomerase has protein sequence MPRIKICGITNLEDALCAAEAGADALGFVFYKGSSRYICPEKVRDITAALPPFVVTVGLFVNAGSEMIEQVMHTAGLGVVQLHGDETPEDCVLAPYPVIKAIRVKDAGSLTEAENFQVSALLLDAWSDQHYGGTGESFDWQLAKKLTGRRPLILAGGLNPENVAGAIRTVNPYAVDVSSGVEKSPGHKDHDKVYKFIQQVREA, from the coding sequence ATGCCCCGGATTAAAATATGTGGAATCACAAACCTAGAAGACGCCCTTTGCGCTGCTGAGGCAGGTGCTGATGCGCTTGGATTTGTTTTTTATAAAGGCAGTTCACGATATATCTGTCCTGAGAAGGTCAGGGATATTACCGCTGCTCTACCACCTTTTGTGGTAACGGTCGGTTTGTTTGTCAACGCAGGTTCCGAAATGATTGAGCAGGTCATGCATACTGCAGGGTTGGGTGTTGTCCAACTTCATGGTGATGAAACCCCTGAAGACTGTGTTCTGGCTCCGTATCCGGTTATTAAGGCCATTCGTGTCAAGGATGCGGGGTCTTTGACGGAGGCGGAAAACTTCCAGGTGTCGGCATTGCTTCTTGATGCCTGGAGTGATCAGCATTATGGTGGCACCGGTGAGAGCTTTGACTGGCAGTTGGCAAAAAAGCTGACGGGAAGAAGACCTCTGATTCTGGCCGGTGGTTTGAATCCGGAGAATGTTGCAGGAGCTATCAGAACAGTTAACCCGTATGCGGTTGATGTCTCCAGTGGAGTGGAAAAATCTCCAGGGCATAAAGACCACGATAAAGTTTATAAATTCATACAACAGGTGAGAGAAGCATGA
- a CDS encoding DEAD/DEAH box helicase, with protein sequence MKFVELTLPDVVQQGILDAGFESLTPVQEESIPLALAGKDVAAQAQTGTGKTAAFLISLFCRLLENKNSTSNNPRALVMAPTRELVVQICKDAELLGQHTGLRVQPIFGGVDYEKQRRALKDGVDIIVATPGRLIDYAKQKVFSMHRVEALVIDEADRMFDMGFIKDLRYILRKLPPFEKRQTMLFSATLSAQVMELAYEFMNLAERVEIAPEQVSAEGIEHILYHVSRSEKFALLLGLLKRESAPGRVMLFVNTKVEAERLSALLLANNIASAVLSGDIPQKKRMRILDQFKLGSLTHLVATDVASRGIHVDNVTHVINYDLPQDREDYVHRIGRTARAGAVGRAISFADEEMVYVLDDIEDYLGFKIPSEMPLDEDFCFTYKRAQPKRKRPPVEKPAGQRKRRRPRRRPAAKSGTTVPKG encoded by the coding sequence ATGAAATTTGTCGAGTTAACTCTCCCGGATGTTGTCCAGCAGGGAATTCTTGATGCGGGCTTTGAATCACTGACTCCGGTGCAGGAAGAATCCATTCCCCTGGCTTTAGCTGGTAAAGATGTTGCGGCTCAGGCACAGACGGGCACGGGGAAAACTGCCGCCTTTCTGATTTCCCTTTTCTGCCGTTTGCTTGAGAATAAAAACAGTACCAGTAACAATCCCCGCGCTCTGGTGATGGCCCCGACACGTGAACTTGTGGTGCAAATTTGCAAGGATGCCGAGTTGCTTGGTCAGCATACCGGCCTGAGAGTACAACCAATTTTTGGTGGGGTGGATTACGAAAAACAGCGTCGGGCTTTGAAGGATGGTGTCGATATCATTGTCGCGACCCCTGGTCGCCTGATCGATTATGCAAAACAGAAGGTCTTTTCAATGCACCGTGTTGAGGCGTTGGTGATTGATGAAGCGGACCGCATGTTTGATATGGGATTTATTAAGGATTTGCGCTATATCCTGCGCAAACTGCCCCCGTTTGAAAAACGCCAGACAATGCTTTTTTCTGCAACCTTGTCGGCGCAGGTGATGGAACTTGCCTATGAGTTCATGAATCTGGCTGAACGAGTCGAAATTGCCCCGGAGCAGGTTTCGGCTGAAGGGATTGAGCATATTCTTTATCATGTCTCAAGGAGTGAAAAATTTGCCCTGCTTCTTGGCTTGTTGAAACGGGAGTCTGCACCCGGTCGGGTTATGCTGTTTGTCAATACCAAAGTTGAAGCCGAGCGCTTGAGCGCCCTGCTACTGGCCAATAATATTGCCAGTGCTGTTTTGTCTGGAGATATTCCGCAAAAAAAACGGATGCGGATTCTTGACCAGTTTAAACTTGGCAGTTTAACTCACCTGGTCGCAACCGATGTCGCTTCCAGAGGTATTCATGTTGATAATGTCACCCATGTGATCAATTATGATCTTCCTCAGGATCGGGAGGATTACGTCCATCGTATCGGCCGGACGGCAAGGGCCGGGGCTGTTGGTCGGGCAATCAGCTTTGCCGATGAAGAAATGGTCTATGTTCTGGACGATATCGAAGATTATCTCGGTTTCAAAATTCCAAGTGAAATGCCGTTGGACGAAGATTTCTGTTTTACTTACAAACGTGCTCAGCCGAAACGAAAACGCCCCCCAGTGGAGAAACCTGCCGGGCAGAGGAAACGAAGAAGACCACGGCGGCGTCCCGCTGCGAAGTCAGGAACTACGGTCCCAAAGGGTTGA
- the lptD gene encoding LPS assembly protein LptD: MLLRFFILIVCFSHASLALAVDWNQAGQSDLPVQLEADQLSYDKNTGLYHASGDVKLVQGDLDVRSQILEWNQISGDLMAEGDVRLISPDEELFGSKVQYNLQQETGTIEDGYFYLRGQNLHIYGQTIERRGKLDYLVKKGTFTTCDGDVPSWKFGASHLDVTLGGYARARNTIFYLKNVPTLYFPYMIYPAKTDRESGLLIPGIGYSDKRGFQYSSAYYQVLGINQDATFYLDYLSEMGMGKGMEYRYVFGRNTAGEARVYHMNVDKVDGVAVDEERYAIEWEHDGTLPGGVRMVADVEYVNDDEYFEDFGTVAEEYNKESVESLFYLSKSWGKYSLLGQLRYTKDLEGDNSTTLQLLPRITFDVGRQRIGHSAFYYGLGTEYSNFWRQEGETGERLMIKPLLAASFQPWNVIGVTPEVSYRERVYWNLSDDSDSENEGIVEFTTTINSRIQKVYNRPFGFSGKLRHSVEPEIVYSYIPEEDQDHLPYFDQYDNIEEENQLEYALVQRFTTRTEEDGGQPVYRQFLYLRLSQTYDLTNEASGQRFQDLRLQMTLLPKDWISLSSDMTLDVDTGDWTEVAVAGKIQDKEDNSLRIEYSYDSEDEIDYGLIDLSISFLKPVYLIYQQRYEFSTDEQLEQVAGIEYRQQCWSAQLSYREREDDRSVMLVFTMLGIGSVGNIGGSLGGI; the protein is encoded by the coding sequence ATGCTTTTACGTTTTTTTATCCTTATTGTTTGCTTCAGTCATGCTTCTTTGGCATTAGCTGTTGATTGGAATCAGGCCGGTCAGTCAGATTTGCCGGTTCAGCTTGAGGCGGATCAGCTCAGTTATGATAAAAATACGGGTCTATACCACGCCAGTGGAGATGTGAAGTTAGTCCAGGGTGATCTTGATGTTCGCAGTCAGATTCTGGAATGGAATCAGATCAGCGGTGATCTGATGGCCGAAGGTGATGTTCGGCTGATTTCTCCCGATGAAGAGCTCTTTGGTAGTAAAGTTCAGTATAATTTGCAGCAAGAAACCGGAACGATTGAAGATGGCTACTTTTACTTGCGGGGGCAGAACCTGCATATTTATGGGCAGACGATCGAACGTCGCGGGAAACTTGATTACTTGGTTAAAAAAGGGACTTTTACCACCTGCGATGGAGATGTCCCTTCCTGGAAATTCGGTGCCAGCCACCTCGATGTGACTCTTGGTGGATATGCCCGTGCCCGCAACACAATTTTCTATCTCAAAAACGTTCCAACCCTTTATTTCCCCTATATGATTTATCCGGCAAAAACAGATCGGGAATCGGGGCTGTTGATTCCCGGTATTGGTTATTCTGATAAACGTGGTTTTCAATATAGCAGTGCTTACTACCAGGTGCTGGGGATAAACCAGGATGCGACATTTTATCTTGATTATCTGTCCGAAATGGGGATGGGTAAGGGGATGGAATATCGCTATGTCTTTGGTAGAAATACCGCCGGAGAAGCGCGGGTTTATCACATGAATGTCGATAAGGTCGATGGCGTTGCGGTGGATGAAGAGCGCTATGCCATCGAATGGGAGCATGACGGCACATTGCCAGGCGGTGTCCGCATGGTTGCAGATGTTGAATATGTCAATGATGATGAATACTTTGAAGACTTCGGGACCGTTGCAGAGGAATACAACAAGGAGAGTGTAGAATCCCTTTTCTATCTGAGTAAAAGCTGGGGGAAGTATAGTCTTCTCGGGCAATTAAGATACACAAAAGATCTGGAAGGTGATAACTCAACGACACTGCAGTTGTTGCCGCGGATTACCTTTGATGTGGGCAGACAGAGAATTGGTCATTCAGCTTTCTATTATGGTCTGGGCACGGAGTATAGTAACTTTTGGCGTCAGGAGGGGGAAACCGGTGAACGGTTGATGATCAAACCCCTTCTGGCTGCAAGCTTTCAGCCGTGGAATGTTATTGGCGTGACCCCGGAAGTCTCTTATCGCGAACGGGTCTATTGGAATTTGAGTGATGATTCAGACTCTGAAAATGAAGGGATTGTTGAATTTACCACGACCATCAATAGCCGGATTCAGAAGGTTTATAATCGTCCTTTTGGTTTTTCTGGGAAGCTTCGTCACTCTGTCGAGCCGGAGATTGTTTATAGCTATATTCCTGAGGAGGATCAGGATCATCTGCCTTACTTTGATCAGTACGATAATATTGAAGAGGAAAACCAGCTTGAGTATGCCCTTGTGCAGCGCTTCACAACGCGCACTGAAGAAGATGGTGGACAACCTGTCTATCGCCAGTTTCTGTACTTGCGGTTATCACAAACATATGATTTAACGAATGAAGCTAGCGGTCAGAGATTTCAGGACCTGCGCCTGCAAATGACCCTGTTGCCAAAGGATTGGATCTCTTTGAGTTCTGATATGACTCTCGATGTTGATACCGGTGACTGGACTGAGGTTGCCGTAGCAGGAAAGATTCAGGATAAAGAAGACAACTCTTTGCGAATTGAATATAGTTATGATTCAGAAGATGAGATTGATTACGGACTGATTGACCTGAGTATTTCTTTTTTGAAGCCGGTTTATCTGATCTACCAGCAGCGTTACGAATTCTCCACTGATGAGCAGCTGGAGCAGGTCGCGGGGATAGAATATCGACAGCAATGCTGGAGTGCCCAGCTCTCCTATCGTGAAAGAGAGGATGACCGTTCTGTTATGTTGGTGTTTACCATGCTTGGCATCGGTTCTGTCGGCAATATCGGTGGCAGTCTCGGGGGAATTTAA